Proteins co-encoded in one Juglans regia cultivar Chandler chromosome 16, Walnut 2.0, whole genome shotgun sequence genomic window:
- the LOC109004515 gene encoding dnAJ-like protein slr0093 isoform X3, translated as MEGNHNSIQKVFIYLKDYYKVLEVDYDATEENIRLNYLRLALKWHPDKHKGDSAATEKFQEINAAYKVLSDPAKRLDYDLTGIYEIDKYTLREYLARFKGMILTCNGLGISHLPI; from the exons ATGGAAGGCAATCATAATTCTATCCAAAAG gtctttatttatttgaaggACTACTACAAAGTTTTGGAGGTTGATTATGATGCAACTGAAGAAAATATCAGATTAAATTACCTAAGGCTTGCACTG AAATGGCATCCTGATAAGCACAAGGGTGACAGTGCTGCTACTGAAAAGTTCCAAGAGATCAATGCGGCTTACAAAG TTTTGAGTGATCCTGCTAAACGACTTGACTATGATCTAACTGGAATCTATGAGATTGATAAGTATACTTTGCGG GAATATCTTGCCAGATTTAAAGGAATGATACTTACCTGCAATGGGCTTGGTATCAGTCATTTGCCAATATG A
- the LOC109004515 gene encoding dnAJ-like protein slr0093 isoform X1 — MEGNHNSIQKVFIYLKDYYKVLEVDYDATEENIRLNYLRLALKWHPDKHKGDSAATEKFQEINAAYKVLSDPAKRLDYDLTGIYEIDKYTLREYLARFKGMILTCNGLGISHLPIWTQQLTETNELSDK; from the exons ATGGAAGGCAATCATAATTCTATCCAAAAG gtctttatttatttgaaggACTACTACAAAGTTTTGGAGGTTGATTATGATGCAACTGAAGAAAATATCAGATTAAATTACCTAAGGCTTGCACTG AAATGGCATCCTGATAAGCACAAGGGTGACAGTGCTGCTACTGAAAAGTTCCAAGAGATCAATGCGGCTTACAAAG TTTTGAGTGATCCTGCTAAACGACTTGACTATGATCTAACTGGAATCTATGAGATTGATAAGTATACTTTGCGG GAATATCTTGCCAGATTTAAAGGAATGATACTTACCTGCAATGGGCTTGGTATCAGTCATTTGCCAATATG GACACAACAACTGACAGAAACCAATGAGTTAAGTGATAAATAA
- the LOC109004515 gene encoding dnAJ-like protein slr0093 isoform X2 — MEGNHNSIQKDYYKVLEVDYDATEENIRLNYLRLALKWHPDKHKGDSAATEKFQEINAAYKVLSDPAKRLDYDLTGIYEIDKYTLREYLARFKGMILTCNGLGISHLPIWTQQLTETNELSDK, encoded by the exons ATGGAAGGCAATCATAATTCTATCCAAAAG gACTACTACAAAGTTTTGGAGGTTGATTATGATGCAACTGAAGAAAATATCAGATTAAATTACCTAAGGCTTGCACTG AAATGGCATCCTGATAAGCACAAGGGTGACAGTGCTGCTACTGAAAAGTTCCAAGAGATCAATGCGGCTTACAAAG TTTTGAGTGATCCTGCTAAACGACTTGACTATGATCTAACTGGAATCTATGAGATTGATAAGTATACTTTGCGG GAATATCTTGCCAGATTTAAAGGAATGATACTTACCTGCAATGGGCTTGGTATCAGTCATTTGCCAATATG GACACAACAACTGACAGAAACCAATGAGTTAAGTGATAAATAA